The following nucleotide sequence is from Apodemus sylvaticus chromosome 2, mApoSyl1.1, whole genome shotgun sequence.
caaatgtctgtctgtcctctttgGTGCCACAGCCCACGAGTCTGCATCTGCTGCATTGGTCTCTTGCTCAGAGCACTGGCACCATGTTGTCCACATCTCCTCAGAGTGCTCTTCTTGGAGGAGCTTCAGCTGGTTAATAGCAGACACCATCCGCCCAGCCAGCCACACTGGGAGCCGGAAACTaccctttttttctcttcctccggAGCACATCACGCAGACAGGAGGTTCTAATCCCCCTAGCCAGCCCTGCTCTCTCACCTCTGCCTTGGCGCTCATGTCTCTCATCGGGGCACTTCAAGAGCCTGCTGCTTTCTGTCTCCTGGAGGTGAAGAAGTGCACGGAGCGAGCACGGGCCTTAGAATCAGGCGGCTATCGTGTGAGGTGAGCAGGTTGGGTGGGCTGCCTTTGCCCCATCCTCCACCTACCCGCAGGGAGCTGAGACTGCTCCGAGGTAAGGCACTTAATTAGAATTGCCAAAAGCCATTCTGCCCTTCCAGTTTGCCCCTCGCTGCAGCCTTCTATGGTTCTTGTGCCCCTGCTTAAAATACTTTGCTTTGCATGCTCTCTACCAGCCACAGGCATAACCAAAGACTTCAAGAGTTATGAACttgccatccccctgcctcagctttccaggtGGTGGGATTCTAGGCATGcaccactgggcctggcttgtgAGTGCCACTCTGCTTATAAAGTGGTAAGCAGTCTGACACATCTCTAGATCAAGCACTCCCTCTGGAGCAGATGAAACATCTGCATAAGTCAAGTGAAAGGAATGTAATGAAACTGAGTCTTGACACTGAGGCCCCTCTCCCGCCCCTTTGCTGAGctcccctctgcctccacctGGAGGTCTTGCTCTCTGCCTCTGAGAACTGTGATTCCTTCCCACAGCACATAAGGCCACAGTACTCGTCCCCAACTTCCTTAGTCCCTCCCTTGCTCATGATTTGGCCTCCTTCCTGTGGAACAAGCCAAGCTCCTTCACACTTCAAAACCTCTGCTCCAAATGTTTGTTTTGCCTGAACTGCCCTTGTTCCTCTTTCTGCCTGGTCAAATACTTCGTTATTCAATGTCAACTGTCCTCAGAGTGTGGGCAGAGTAAAACCCGCTGACTTAGGACTCCCCTTGCCCCCATGTCTCATCTTTCCCATAAGGAAATGAAACTGCAAACCAATTCTCTTTAGCACCTTCCTTGCTGAGTTTTATCTTTGACTATTTTTTGAGGTAGTTCTAGGTGTGctccaggctgacctggagctctgGGGCCCATGTTTCCTATGTCCCCTGACTCCGGCTACTCAGTTCCCCTCTCTCACGGCACCGTGACTGTGCTTCAGCAGCAGTTTATGCACACACGCGTTCTTGACTCCATCTTCTGAGAATGGAGAGACAATATTCCACGGCATACTCCGTTCTTAGGCTTTGTCTTCTCACTTAACAGTGGTTCACTGTTCTCACTTAGCACGGTTCAAACCTAGAAATCTAGCACTGGTGGCTGAAACTTGAATActtgtagtgagttccaggccagctaggcgATGAAGCGTTAAGACCTTGTCACAAAAAGGCAGCAACAAAGACGACCATGGTACTCTGCTTTCTAGCATGGCATACTCAGCCAGGCCCCTCTAACATGTAGCAGGGcagtctgtctgtgtgccagcgTATCTATGGACTCAGCTCTAAGCACCGGGATTAGCAGGGCAACTGGCATGAGCTCTTCCTGCTACAACTGCCCAATTGCCTCTGCAGGGGTTAACTGTGCTACATTACCACAAGCAAGCAGCTTCAGCTAAGTTCCTTAATTTTTCCTCTGAGAGAAAAATATCTTCTGAATtggaataaatgaatattttaaaaaatatcatacaaccatgttttaaaatacacacaAGGACAGAACAATTCTTACAAAAGCTATTTATAATTATCACCCATTGACTACAGACAACCATTGACACCAGCCTGGATCTATTAAAATCAGTTAGcatttccctttttattattaatttgctAAACTGAGCAAACTTCTCTTCCCTCTAAAGTTTAGGCAAAGTCCTATTTTGAATATTTGACATAATTCTTACTTTACTGACATGAttataatgaattattttaaaattcatgggACAGTTTTATCCTGGCCCCACATCATTCCAGTGCACGTGGGAGGGAGCACACACAGACTGTAAAGGGAGGCCGGTGAGGGGAGAAGTGCAGGGACCCGGGGGCCAAGCTTCCTGACCTGCGGGCTGTGACTGTAAAAGGCTCTGTGTGCTCACCCCACCCTCTAGCCTCAAGCTCAGGTGACACGTTCCCAAGCAGTCCCTCCCTGAGCACTGTCCAAGCTTCCCTGTCCGTTTCTCCTTTTGATTGTTACTACTGTGACTGCCAGCTTCCTCACTTTAAGGGGAGGCTGGGGAGACAGGGGCTGGAGTCTGTCTCTCAGCTTCTAAAGCTAGCATCTGCAGGAGTCCGTGTTGTGCTGGGTGCTAGCTTGAGTATGTGTCCTGTTCATCCTCCGGTATTCCTGGGTTCCTTTATCTAACACCATCCAAACAGCACTAAAATCTCAAATTAGTCCCCAAGAGTCTCATTATGAAATATTTCAATTGGTCTCTTCTAAGGGACAAACCAGCCCCCCAGTGACAGTCACTATTACTACCACCACCCTGCCACTCCATACAGGCCCTGAATGGGCATTAGAAGGAAGGTAAGGAGACTCGCTTGCTTTATGGATCCCAGGGTCTGGGTCCAACCTCCATACCACACAAGCAACAGCCAAGCATCTCTAGTTTACCTGCTTCCCCTGGTTTCTCTGCTCCTCCCAGCAATGTTGCCCCGGCCCTGAGAAAACCCACGCTGTTCTGTCTCTCTCAGAATGGATCAGGTCCACACTCTTCCTTCTCATGCCCACAGCCTTCAACCCCTGCTCCCCTAAGTGCAGCCACCTTAGGAATCCCAAGGGAAAGGTAATGCCTCCTTTAAATCAGCTGACACCCTCACTGTCCTATTCCACAGCACCTCACAGCTGAGAGACCGCCTCTCCCTAGAAACCTGCCTCAGCCACATCCTGCCACCCTCTGTGGGAGCAGGCTCCTCCTTTCCACTCAGGGACTATTTTCTACCTGTAAACTCACCAGTCTTTACAATGTGCGTCTATTCCTCCTTAGCAAGAAAGACCACTGAAAGCAGTTTGTCAATGTGTCTCAGCTGGCCAAAGCACTTCAGTTCACAGCAGAGTCTTCGCAGCTCTTAAGTCTCTTGAATATCTAATTCAATTTTATTTGGATCTGAAACTTCATGTAGACTCTCATACTCCTTTTGCATTCTAATTCAGGTACTCTGCATACACAAATTCCTgagagggctggcaagatggctcagcagggaaagaaGGACTGCTGACTTAAGTTCCATCCCTGCAATTCATGGAAGGATGGGAAGAGAAAAGTGAAGCTAAGTTGTCCTCTTGActcactatctctctctctctctctctctctctctctctctctctctctctcacacacacacacacacacacacaaacacaaacaaacagatgaagaGGAGTTTCTAGAAGAAGAGGAGTAAATGtcatactagaaaaaaaaatggggttggagagatgactcaatggttaagagcactgactgctttcagaggtcctgagtttaattcccgacaatcacatggtggctcacaaccatctgtaatgggatctgatgcattcttctggggctacagtgtacttatatacataaaataaacaaatctaaaaagaagaaataataaataaataaataaataaatgaacgaatgaatgcAGCCAGGCAACGGTGGGGCACACCCTTAaccctagcacctgggaggcagagggcggGCAGAGTCTGTGAGTCTCTGAATCCGAGGCTAGtcctgtctacatagtgagttccagaacagccagagctacattgtaagacatgtctcaaaaataacctttaaaaagGTAAAAAAGGCAAGAACACATGAACCCAGTCCTGGCTGTACTCAGAAGCCCCTCCCTTCTGGCCCTCTCCATGTGGCCCACGCAATGTGAAATGACAGGAACTCTCACGTGTTCTCAGGCCCTGCTTAGTGTGCACCAAGCTCCCTTCTGTCCAGAGCTCAGCCCCAGCCTGCAGACAGCTGACTTGCTGTCTGCAACAATGGGCGTACTTGGCATCTGACCATACTTGCAAAGTGTCTCTCAAAAGTCGACAGCAATGTCTCTCAAAACATGCTTTGCCTTGACTGGGAACCCTGCCCTACAAGTCTGTCGAGAGATCTACTTTATAGACAAAGACCCCTTCAGTGGAAAGCTTTCCAGGGTCTAGCCAAGGTCACGACCAGTCAGTAGGAGCCAAGGGCCAACGTTGTCTCCAGAGGTCTCCTGCCATGACATCATCCCATGGGCCAAGCCGGTTCCCAAGTCACAGAATCAGAGCCAGAGGGCACTTCTACAGCTTGCCTGCCCAAGGGACTTCTCAAGGACCAAACTGTGGGTGACAATTTAGGATGAGGGGAGGAAACATTCCTTCCCTCCCCATATCCTAGTCAGAAAACAAAAGGTAGCGCTGAAGCCTCAGATGACCCAGGAAGGAAACAGTGCTTACGGCAGGTGGCTGCAGATCTCAGCATCCACCCTGCAGACCTGGAGCTGTAAAACCAACACAGTTTGTTCCAGCTCATGTCTTCACCAATAGGGTTCCTGCCACACACAGGCAACTGTTCGGGCACACTGCCACAGCTGCAGCTGCAGAAGACCCCTGGGAGACCCCCAGTACTGGGGTGCTAGTAGTGTATCTACACTCTCTGTGCTGGCTGACGGCTGGAAACTAACTTCCAAGAAACCAGGTGTTTGTAGGACGTCATCTCTTATGTTTCCTGAAGTTTTTTAggtaagacaaaacaaacaaacaaacaaaaccccaaacaatatAGACACtaagtgtgcttttttttttttttttttttttttttttgagacaggttttctctgtgtagcactggctgtcctagaactcaatctgcagaccaggctagcccctaCCTCCCCAAGATCCGCCTGCCTCATGCTGGactaaggcatgtgccaccatcacctctCTTTCACTGTTTCACAAAGTGAAACCTAAGCATTCTCGGCTCCCAGTTACCTGGGGAGAAGCCTGGAGATAGATGAAGCCGTGTAACAAAAGCCGGTCTGCAAACTCCTGCAGGAGAAACGAGTGCCAGTCCTGATAGATGTGCCACTCGACGTCACTGAGGGAGCCATTTTCAAATAGATTCTTTGCAAAGATATACCTGGTTGGAATTGTTGAGGGGGAGGTTGGGgtggaggaagaatgggaagtgggaagaaagTCAGGAGTgggaaaaaagtagaaaaatcagTAACTGGCTTGTTTCAGGCTTATCCAAACCATTTAACTATTCTAACTCCTATCAGCCCTTAAAAATaatctgatttaaaaaatatcacccccccccaaaaaaaaaccctccctaTTTCCTCTGCTCCCTTGCCCCTTGCCACCTGCAGTATCTGGGAGAGctggtcatgagagcaggagagctagccctgcaCCGTGCCTGAGCGacacagcagagctggccctgatggtgtGAGCTGTCAGCTCTCCCAGTCCTGCgccagctgcagcacttgggagagtgggcccgGAGCGCGActaggcagcacagtggagctggctttGGAGGTGGGTGAGGGCATGACAgaaggagagctgaccctgcctcctgatgttggaagcagggctggagagctcgTCCTGGAGAGCGGATGTGGGAGAGCCAGCAGGCCGACCTGCTCAGCCACCACCTATGTGCAGATTCTGGGATCTGAGCTGGCCCACCCCATTATCTGCTTGAGttgtgaaagggccagtcctgcagatccaaggCTGCAGGGTCGcaacaggataaccaggaggaACCCCAGTGAGGATAAAATACTGATGCTGTGATAGAAGCCAGaaacctcaaaccagaccaatgaacATTTAcgagtgaagatgtgtggacagaggggacCCTGTGGGAAACCCTGtggcacactacagcttccacggTGTtctctatgctttgttttgtttgtgtgttgatTTTCTTTTGGGAGGGGAGGCTACAAGTGTGGAGGGCGGATACAACGGGACAGGGAGAAAGGTGGGACtgaggtacatgatgtgaaactcacaaagaatcaataagatgttttaaaaatgtattttcattatttatgtgtgcatgtatgttgttTGTATAGGTACACGTGGGtgcttatggaggccagaaggtggcacTGAATTCTCTGGGCTAGactatagacagctgtgagccatttgatgtgggtgttgggaatgaaCTTCAGCTCCTCTAAAAGAGAAGCAAATGCTCATAACTGCTGGACTGTCTTCCCAGCCCTGGAAATCTGAATTCTCAGTCTACAGCTCCCATCCTGCCCAGTCCTGGAACGAGACGTAGCGCCTACACAGGCCATGCTACAAACGACCCACAGAGCAACCAACCACAATGACAGTGACTCTAGAAAGGGAAACTAGCATGTGCACGGAACCTGAACCCTTGAGATTTCTTCATTACTACCTAAAGACTCCAAACAAAACCCAAGTGAGTGCAGGCTACAGCCACCCTTCCGTGCTGCCCTTCAGAGTGAGGGCTGCTGAGTcttcagctgctgagccatcctgcttTGTAGCTGAGAAGCCAGGGAGTGAGCTTCCTGTGGTGGCAGGCTCCCCTCGGCAGCACACAGGAACCTAGTTCCTCTGCTGAGCGTCCAATCAGATCAAACAGGGCTAATGCTGACTATCAAACTAACTTCCCTCTTTGCTTACTTCCACAGAAAAGGAGGATCTGGGTAAATTGAGAAATCAGAGCTGTGTAAACCATGGCTTCAAAAGGGTCAATTCTGCTTTTAAAGCTTGATACAAAACAATTTATAACAGCAACAATGAACTCCAGTTTCTAAGGCAGTGGTCAGCAACTGGCcacttctgaaaaaaatgaaaaccacacTCCCGTGTGACTGGCTCAGAGAAGTGCAAACTGCAAAGCTGTGTCTCCCTTAAGAGAGTGGCTTTTAAGATGACTCTGACTCCAGTTGCGGCTTCCACAGGTCATGCTGCCTTGGGAAGGTAGCTGCCTCTCACTACCTGGCAGAGCTGACTGAGACCATACCTGTGAAGTACTCGGGATGGCGACGGCCACTCAGCAGCAGACAGCTCGAAGCCATCTGAACTGGTTTTCTGAGGCCACAAAGAAGCTAATTTGTGAACTCCAAAAGTGAACTTGCCCAGACTGGCGTGTTGTAGCTAAAGCTCACTGAAGGTGACAAGAATTGCCAGCTTCTTCACAGACAACTAGAAGATGAAAGTTACATCTTCCAAATAAAAATGACTATGCCTATAAAAGGGGCCTTTGCCTCTCCCGAGGTAGGCACTTCCCCTGTTTCTCCAGAGCTGGTGGTGGTGGGCAGAAGGTGGAGGCAAAGAGAAGGGGATGGGAAATTGCAGGTAAAACAAGGCTGAAGGACCTAGCAATCCAGAGCTTTGTTCTAAAGCCACACCGATGTTTTTGTTAATTCAGTCAGAaaacttctatttcttcttccctgCAATCACTGTCGTCTGGAATACACCCCATACTTGGGAACAGGATGTAGTCCTTGCTGAAGTGGCATTCTCATGGAACAGGGACTAAGGTGGTGTTCTCGGGTGCTGCCCTGAGGCTTAGCCTGGTACCAGTGCAGGAGACAGACAGTAAACTTACGCTAACCAAACCAATAAAGGAATGACACTTTCTCCCTTTGGCACTGGGGCTTCAACTCAGGCCCTGGGCACAGAAAGgaccactgagtcacacccccCAGCTCCTGGAATACATTTCTCAAGGAGTATAAATGTTTTTGAGATTAGAATTTGTACCAGGTTATCCTTTCTGCCTGAAAATACCCCTCTTCAATGAAAGCAGCTTTGATGAGGAAATGGCACAAAATATGGTCAACCGCCTACTTCTTTATAAGGAAATGTCAAGACCCAGGGagttgatcctttttttttttttaaatggtttttcgacacagggtttctctgtgtagctttggctgtcctggaactcactctgtagagcaggctggcctcgaactcacagaggtaTGAGCCACTACTGTTCTGTTTGGCCCAAACAGTTCTTAACAACAACAGGCATAGTGGCACGTATGACAATCCCAACTCCCAGAAGGCAGGGCGGGAGGCTCATTTCTGGGAACAAGGCCTGGTTGAcaatgagtcccaggacagccagggctcagcTGAAACCCTGTTTTAGGCAAGCAGCAAAGCACCTATAACTAACAAAGCATGTCTATTTTGCTCTGAGAGGATGCTCACAAGCCGGCCACACAGATATTTTACAAAGATCAGTGAGCCAAGGTCAGGGACTGGGCAAAGAAAACCACACCATGTGAGCATGGTGTCTGTGGTTGGCAGAGTTTGGTGCCTTACCTGTCACTGTACACAGACCTCTCAAAGACCCGCACAGACTTCTCTGCCTGCAGGAGTCTCCCTGGGGTGGGCTCCAGCTGCACTTTCAGGCGGCTCATGAAGGACAGGGTCTGAAATGTGTAGGACCATCGTGCTGGCTCCTGGTACATCATTTCTAGCAAGTTTCCAAGATGTCTGGACGTGCCGTCCTATGAGGGAGTGCAGATGAGAAGGGTTTTGTAGAAGGTGAATTAGTTCACAACACACACCACCCTCTGCCCTTCCTCGAGAAAGTTCAATGCTTGATGTGAAAAATAACCATAGATACTTCCCTCCACTGAAAACATGAAGAGACATAGGACTCCCCAGCTCAGTTCAACAATGTAAGGAGGAAGAAGACTGCTCATCCTTGTACGATAAGAATCTGACAGGGAGATGACAAACCACATTCACTGGAACAGGAAAGAACAAAGCACAGCTCACACATGCACGGagttcacacatgcacagagttcacacatgcacagagtCTGGGCTCGGAGTCTGTTTGTAGGTGGTCACCTACAATTCTCCTCTGAATCAAATCCTACTTTAATACCAATGTTGAGTTTCAAATTCCATTTGTGGTTATTTCTCAAACTTCAAGGgagatacaaaagaaaacaactgcTTTTTTGAGAATCTAAATAACCAATGAAAAAGCAGACTTCTGTGTTTTATGGAAGGGTGATACTTTGTTCAAACAAAGCCCGGTTCCTTCTTTATTCTAGGAACCATGAGATGCAATTTGAAGTCTCATCAATTCTGAATGTACGGGTGGGAACAAGTAGTGGACACTCATGGCCCAGGTTTATTTTCTAGGCTCAGttaatgcaaaagaaaaatttaaacaaagcaCTTTgtatcttcattcattcattcattcattcaactgTTGCTGACTGAAGGCCTGTATGGGTGAAACACTTCATGGACCGGGTGCTATAAGGAGTGGAGAAAAAGAACATATACTTCAGACTTTATTGAactattatttcatttaaacttCCAAACAGCTTCCTGAGGTGAGTACTATCAAAACCATTTTACAGAGGGGCAAATCTACTAAGAGGCTAAGTAACTTACTTGTTTAAGGTTCCCTGGGGAGTGAACAGAGAATGGGGCTCAAACTGGGCTTCCTCTAACTCTTCATTCTAACACCTCTCCTATAAAGATAAAGAAGATGCGGGAACTGTGTTGAAGGAGTTCACAGTGAGAATGACGAAGAGCAGAATAAGGCCAAGCATGCCACACCCGGTCATTCATGCTGTAAGACCTGACAGAGGTCCCAGGCCAAAAATGAGGAGCAGAATCGTCACAGACAATGCAACATTGTTCAGATGTGTCAAGAGACAACAAGTGGCTATAAAACAGAATGGCTCCGTGGCTAAAG
It contains:
- the Dguok gene encoding deoxyguanosine kinase, mitochondrial isoform X2, with the translated sequence MMYQEPARWSYTFQTLSFMSRLKVQLEPTPGRLLQAEKSVRVFERSVYSDRYIFAKNLFENGSLSDVEWHIYQDWHSFLLQEFADRLLLHGFIYLQASPQVCMERLYQRGREEEKGIELAYLKQLHGQHEDWFINKTTKLHFDALQRVPVLVLNVSEDFSENAAKQAELMGQVNTFMRNL